TCATCGCGCGTGCCGGCGAGCGCGGCGTGCGCATCCAAGCGCTGGCCGATCACGACACGCTGCGCGGAGTCGCCGAGGCGGTCGCGGAGGGCGAGCGCCGCGGTGTGCGCGTGATCCCGGCGACCGAGCTGAACACCGAATCGGAGTGGGGAGATGTCCACGTGCTCGCCTATTTCGTCGATCCGCAGGACGCCGCGCTCGAGGAGCGACTGCGCTGGCTGCGCGAGAACCGCGGACGGCGTATCGAGCTGATGGTGGAGAAGCTGAACGCCCTCGGCTACGCCGTCTCCGTAGACCGAGTGCGCGAGATCGCGCAGGGTGGGTCCACGCTCGCTTCGCTCGCTGAACAGGGGCCCCTCCCCCTGGGCCGCCCGCATCTAGCGCAGGCGCTGTTCGAGGCCGGCCATGTGCCGACCTACGACAGCGCTTTCGACACGCTCATCAGCAAGGAATCTCCGGCGTACGTCTCGCGCGTCGGCCTCGCGCCGCTCGAAGCAGTGTCGCTCGCGCGCAGGCACGGAGGCGTCCCGTCACTCGCGCACCCCGGCACCGTCACGGGTCTCGAACGTTTGCTGCCCCAGCTCGTCGACGCCGGCCTCGTCGGAATGGAGTGTTACTACGGCTCACACACAGCCGCGTTCACCGCACTGTGCCTCCGTCTATGCGGACGTTACGGTCTCGTGCCGACCGGAGGCAGCGATTTCCACGGCCGCGGCGAGCACGGCACGGATCTCGGTGGCGTCTTCGTGCCGGAGGAGTGCATCGCAGCGCTGGAGACCCACCGAGCGGGGAACTGAGCGGTACCATTCCATCGGTCTGTGGAAGGGGAGTGTTGATGGCCGGCGCGCTGCGACCCGTCGTCCTCCTCATGCTCGTGGCGTCAGCCCTCTTCGTGGTGGACGGCATCCTCGACGGTGTCTATCCGGGCGGACCGGCGTGGTTCACGGGCAAGTACCAGAACCTTGCCGAGATCGCCTACGCCTTCGCCATCCTCAATACGCTCGTCGCATATCTCGTTGCGCGTGGCAGCGAACGCAGTCTCATCGCGCGCATCGGCCTCTCGGCCTTCTTCGTCGTCGAGCGGCCGCTCACGGCGTTCATCCTCGGCCCCAAGGAGCTACCGGCGGTCGTCGTTCACCTCGCGACGGCCGTGCTGGAGCTGGTGATCCTGGTCACGGCGGTGCGCGTCTGGCGCCTCGGCCACTCCATCGGCGATGCGGAGATGAGCAGCCTTTTCGGCCTCCAGAGCTCATCGCCGATGCCCGTGCCAGCCGACGACGAAGACGAGCCACGCCCCCGCCAGTCGTCGCCCGGGCTGCCCCAGAGGACGGCCTGGCTGCTCGGGATCATCACGATCTTGCTGGCCGCGGTCCTTGTCGCGGACGGCGTCGTCTCTGGCTTCGTTCCCGGCGGCCGCGACTGGGGTCTGTCCGGTGACGCGTCGGGATGGCTTGTCTATCTCTTCGCGATCGTCGTCCTTACCGTCGCGGCGCGCGCCGTCCACGGCGGAACGCTCGCGCTCCGCCTGCTCCTCGCGACCGCGCTGCTGCTCGTCATCGAGCGCGCCTTCAGCCCGTTCGCGCTCCGCGTCGTCGATCCGTTCGCGCTCGTCCTTCACGAGCTCGCGGCATTCGTCGCCCTCGCGCTGGCGCTCGCGTGCGCGAGTGCGATCCGTGGCCGGCGCGCGAACGCGGAGGGCAGCGTCGCCTCGCTCGAAGCGGCCTGATCCCGCGTGACCACGGTCAAGGAGGCTGCGAACCGCCTCGTCGAGCAGGTCGGACAGGTCGTCGTCGGAAAGCGTGCGGCGACCGAGCAGCTTCTCGCGGCGCTGCTGGTCGAAGGACATGTGCTCCTCGACGACGTCCCCGGAGTGGGGAAGACGACGCTCGCGCGAGCGGTCGCGCGATCGTTCGCGCTTTCGTTCCGCAGGATCCAGTGCACGCCGGACCTGGTGCCGTCGGACATCACCGGCGTCTCGATCTTCGATCAGCGGACGCAGACGTTCGAGTACCGGCCGGGACCGCTCATGGCGAACATCGTGCTCGTCGATGAGATCAACCGCGCGACGCCGCGTGCGCAGTCGAGCCTGCTGGAGGCCATGCAGGAGCGGCAGGTCACGGTCGACGAAACGACGCATGCGCTTCCGGAGCCGTTCTGCGTGATCGCGACACAGAATCCGATCGAGCTCGAGGGAACATTCCCGCTGCCCGAGGCGCAGCTCGACCGATTCCTTCTCATGCTGCAGCTCGGCTATCCGAACGCCGAGGAGGAAGACGACATCCTCCGCGTTCACGGACCGGGGACGGTGTCCACCGACGACCTGCGACCGATCTTCGACGCGAGCGCGCTCGCGTCGCTCCGTGACGAGGTCCGCGCGGTCCGTGTGAGCGATGCCGTGCGCCGCTACGTCGCGGATGTCGTGAGGGCGACGCGCACCGCGGAGGGCGTCGAGCTCGGCGCGAGTCCACGCGCCGCGCTCGCGCTCTATCGCGCGGCGCAGGCGCACGCGGCGATCCGCGGTCGGGCGTACGTCCTGCCCGACGACGTGAAGGCGCAGGCGTCCGCGGTGCTCCGCCACCGCCTCTTCCTCATCGCCGACGCGCAGATGCGCGGACGCACCGGCGCGGCCGTCGTGGCCGATGTGCTGGCGCGCACGCCCGTTCCGGCGGAGGAGAGTCGGTCCATCGCAGGGGGAGAACCCCCAGCAACCCCGCTCCGCGGAGTCGCATCGCGATGACGCGGTCCGGCCGCTTCGAGTGGCCGATCGTCATCGCGATCGTCGCCGTTGCCGCCATCTCTCGTTCGCCCGCGCTCATCGTGCTCGGCGCCGGCGGTCTCGTCGTGTGGCTCATGGTGTGGGTAACGGGACGTCTCGCGCTCGTCGGTCTCGAGACGCAGCTCGCGGTCTCGCCGGATCGTCTCATCGCCGGCGAGCCGCTCGTCGCGACGGTGACGATCATCAACCGCAAGCCGTTGCCTCTGCCGTGGCTCGACCTTCGCCTGTTCCTTCCGGAGGGCATCGAGACCCCCGAGCCGACCCCAGGCCTCGCGCGCGGCTGGGTCAATGCCGGCTTCGCACCGCGCGGCCACGAGCGGCTCGTGCTGCGCTTCCCACTGACCGTGATGCAGCGCGGCGCCTACGCCGTCGGCCCGATCCGCCTACGCGGCGGGGACTGGCTCGGCTTCACCGTCTCCGAGCGGACCGACCACATCACCGCGCACGTCGTCGGCTATCCGGCGCCGCTCGCGGTGCGTGACCGCCAGCTGCCATCCCTGCGGCCGTTGGCGGAGCTCGCCACGCGGCGCGGTCTGCTGCCCGATCCGCTGCGCTTTCGCGGCGTGCGCGAGCATCGCAGCGGCGATCCCCGGAAGGAGATCCACTGGAAGGCTTCGGCGCGGCTGCGCGAGCTTCAGACGAAGCTGTACGAGCCCGCCACGAGCCTCGATGCGATCTTCCTCGTCAACGTCGCGTCCTACGAGCAGTACTGGATCCAGGCGGACCCCGAAGCGGTCGAGTTCGTCGTGTCGGCCGCCGCGGACATGGTGCGCATCGCCGCCAACGCCGGTCGCCAGATCGGCCTGGTGACGAACGGCCTCGACAACCTCACGCACGAGCGCCCGCGCTCGGCGCTCGGCCGCGGTCCGCATTCGCTCACACGGAGCCTCGAGATCCTCGCGCGCCTTGGACCCTATGCCGCGAACTCGCCGGAGGCGGTGTTCCTCGGCGAGCGTGGCCGCTTGCCGTGGGGCGCGACGCTGATCGTCGTGACACCGAAGGTCACGACGGGTCTCGCCAGCGCGATCGTCGCGCTGCGCCGCGCGCATCACCGCGTGTTCGGAGTGAGCGTCGCGCCGGTCGATGCCGAACTGGCCACGTATCTTCGCGGGCGCGGCGTCGTCCTCGACGTCCTGCGTCCGGCGGAGCTTCGTCGTGCGAGCTAGCGGCGCTGTCGCGATCCTCATCGGCGCGCGCTGCTTCGTCGAGGCCGTCGCGTTCACCTGCATCGCGGCGATCGCGCACGCGGCCACCACGGGGACCGTGCCGCTGCCGATCGTGCCATGGACGCTCGTGCTTTTCGGCATCGGCCTCCTGCTCGTGACCATCCAGCGTGAGGTGAAGAGCGAGCGCCGCGGGACGACGATCCTGATCGTCACGCTCGCAGCCGGCGTGCTGTGGGGGCTCGTGCTTCCAGCGCGCGATCCCGACGGTTTCGCCGTCCTGTCCCGGATGGTGGCGTTCGCGCTCGTCGCCGAAGCGTTCCTATGGCGGAACCTATCGATCGCGCGCGGCGCGGTGCGTTGGAACGATTCCCGCAATGCGCTGCTCTTCTCCGGCACGTGTGTCGGGCTCGCGGCGCTCGCGACCGGGCCGATCGATCACGGGCCGCTCGCGGTCCTCGCGCTTCTCGTGGTCGCGCTGTC
This sequence is a window from Candidatus Limnocylindria bacterium. Protein-coding genes within it:
- a CDS encoding PHP domain-containing protein; the protein is MDLHTHSTASDGALSPAELIARAGERGVRIQALADHDTLRGVAEAVAEGERRGVRVIPATELNTESEWGDVHVLAYFVDPQDAALEERLRWLRENRGRRIELMVEKLNALGYAVSVDRVREIAQGGSTLASLAEQGPLPLGRPHLAQALFEAGHVPTYDSAFDTLISKESPAYVSRVGLAPLEAVSLARRHGGVPSLAHPGTVTGLERLLPQLVDAGLVGMECYYGSHTAAFTALCLRLCGRYGLVPTGGSDFHGRGEHGTDLGGVFVPEECIAALETHRAGN
- a CDS encoding MoxR family ATPase, whose product is MTTVKEAANRLVEQVGQVVVGKRAATEQLLAALLVEGHVLLDDVPGVGKTTLARAVARSFALSFRRIQCTPDLVPSDITGVSIFDQRTQTFEYRPGPLMANIVLVDEINRATPRAQSSLLEAMQERQVTVDETTHALPEPFCVIATQNPIELEGTFPLPEAQLDRFLLMLQLGYPNAEEEDDILRVHGPGTVSTDDLRPIFDASALASLRDEVRAVRVSDAVRRYVADVVRATRTAEGVELGASPRAALALYRAAQAHAAIRGRAYVLPDDVKAQASAVLRHRLFLIADAQMRGRTGAAVVADVLARTPVPAEESRSIAGGEPPATPLRGVASR
- a CDS encoding DUF58 domain-containing protein, which translates into the protein MTRSGRFEWPIVIAIVAVAAISRSPALIVLGAGGLVVWLMVWVTGRLALVGLETQLAVSPDRLIAGEPLVATVTIINRKPLPLPWLDLRLFLPEGIETPEPTPGLARGWVNAGFAPRGHERLVLRFPLTVMQRGAYAVGPIRLRGGDWLGFTVSERTDHITAHVVGYPAPLAVRDRQLPSLRPLAELATRRGLLPDPLRFRGVREHRSGDPRKEIHWKASARLRELQTKLYEPATSLDAIFLVNVASYEQYWIQADPEAVEFVVSAAADMVRIAANAGRQIGLVTNGLDNLTHERPRSALGRGPHSLTRSLEILARLGPYAANSPEAVFLGERGRLPWGATLIVVTPKVTTGLASAIVALRRAHHRVFGVSVAPVDAELATYLRGRGVVLDVLRPAELRRAS